The stretch of DNA ACGAGGCTCCACGCGCTGCCGATGATCAAGACCGTGCTGACGAGCGATGCGATCGGGTCCGCGATGATCCAGCCGGTCGTTCGCACGAACACGGCTGCAATGATCGTCCCGCCCGACGCGAGCAGATCGCCGAGCACGTGCAGGTAGGCACCGCGGACGTTCAGGCTCGCTCCATTCACCCCGTGCAGGATGTAGACAGCGATCACGTTCACGACGAGGCCGATGGCGGCAAAGACGAGCATCAAGCCGCCGGCGACATGCTCAGGATGGCTGAATCGCCGGATCGCTTCCCACACGATCCAGAACGAGATGAGTAGCAGCGTCGCGCCGTTCAGCAGGGCGGCGAGGATCTCCCAACGCAGGTACCCGTACGTCTTTTCCGGTCTGCTCGGCTGCCGGCACATCCATCCGACGAAGAGTGAAAGGCCAAGTGCGCCGGCGTCCGTAAGCATATGCCCGGCATCCGCAAGGAGCGCCAGCGAGTTCGACAGCAACCCACCTAAGACCTCGGCGATCATCAGGGCCAGCGTTAGGCCCAGCGCGAT from Gemmatimonadaceae bacterium encodes:
- a CDS encoding cation diffusion facilitator family transporter; the protein is MAHSHSQATEHVHEHDPDQDHAGCAHEHGLHGPRPSVTRALQIALGLTLALMIAEVLGGLLSNSLALLADAGHMLTDAGALGLSLFVGWMCRQPSRPEKTYGYLRWEILAALLNGATLLLISFWIVWEAIRRFSHPEHVAGGLMLVFAAIGLVVNVIAVYILHGVNGASLNVRGAYLHVLGDLLASGGTIIAAVFVRTTGWIIADPIASLVSTVLIIGSAWSLVREAVDVLLEAAPPHIALEAVRTRLQSIPGVESVHDLHIWTVTSGVVAMSVHAIVRQPENHQDVLENAHDLLQEMGIQHVTVQLERREMYERELHLHP